The Halorhabdus sp. BNX81 genome includes a region encoding these proteins:
- a CDS encoding putative sulfate exporter family transporter: MRRSVARVIPGIVLLALGGGIAQLLAGTVVPINELIVAVGLGALLANTVGTPAWAKSGIATHKLWLETGIVLMGARIAIGQLFSVGPALLVFVVGFLTISLVIGEAIARNVFRINERLGSLLAAGYAVCGVSAIVAVSGSVRAKSEQIAYAVATILLFDAATLAVYPIIGRRLELPDIVFGTWAGVSMVSTGPVVAAGFAYSPQAGEWATVTKLGRNVFIGVVAVLYAVYYARQRDTGQAGGASWRYLWEEFPKFVIGFLAMAGIASLGLLSSDDVALLTSGYQGLFLVAFVGLGMEIDLRKMRSVGIKPVLVVFSSLLVVSLLSLLASMLLFG, from the coding sequence ATGAGACGATCAGTCGCTCGGGTGATTCCCGGCATAGTGTTGCTCGCACTCGGCGGTGGGATCGCACAGTTGCTTGCGGGGACAGTCGTGCCGATCAATGAATTGATCGTGGCGGTTGGGCTCGGTGCACTCCTCGCCAATACGGTCGGCACGCCGGCCTGGGCGAAAAGCGGCATCGCAACGCACAAGCTCTGGCTGGAAACCGGTATCGTCCTCATGGGCGCACGGATCGCGATCGGACAGCTGTTCAGCGTCGGGCCGGCACTGCTGGTGTTCGTCGTCGGGTTTCTGACGATCAGCCTTGTGATCGGTGAGGCGATCGCACGCAATGTCTTCCGGATCAACGAGCGGTTGGGGTCGCTGTTGGCGGCCGGGTACGCCGTGTGTGGGGTTTCAGCCATCGTCGCCGTCTCCGGTAGCGTCCGCGCGAAAAGCGAGCAGATCGCCTACGCCGTCGCGACGATTCTGCTGTTCGATGCCGCCACGCTGGCGGTCTATCCGATCATCGGTCGCCGCCTCGAGTTACCGGACATCGTCTTTGGCACCTGGGCCGGAGTCAGTATGGTTTCGACGGGGCCCGTCGTCGCAGCCGGTTTCGCCTATTCGCCACAGGCCGGAGAGTGGGCCACCGTGACGAAACTCGGCCGGAACGTCTTCATCGGGGTCGTCGCCGTCCTCTATGCGGTGTATTATGCCCGACAACGCGATACCGGACAGGCCGGCGGTGCCAGTTGGCGATACCTCTGGGAGGAGTTTCCCAAGTTCGTCATCGGCTTTCTCGCGATGGCAGGAATCGCGAGTCTCGGGTTGCTTTCTTCGGACGACGTTGCACTCCTCACGTCGGGCTACCAGGGGTTGTTCCTCGTGGCGTTCGTCGGTCTCGGGATGGAGATCGACCTCCGGAAGATGCGGTCGGTCGGGATCAAACCAGTGTTGGTCGTCTTCTCGTCGCTGCTCGTCGTGAGCTTGCTCTCCTTGCTCGCGTCGATGCTGCTGTTCGGTTGA